ATTAGTACTGTGCTTCCCACAAATATCTATAAAACTGCAAAAACCCATTAATGCTGCTCACGAAGATAGGGTTTGCCATTCGCTTTTGGCCCTGCCTTTTTAATACCGAAAACCGCCAGGGCAACCAAGGTAAAAACATAAGGCAGCATGGAAACTAACTGATAAGGTGTGGACGGTGACAGTATTTGCAAGCGCAGCTGCAAGGCATCTGAAAAACCAAACAATAACGTGGCAATTACCACACCGCTGGGCATCCAGCGCCCAAATATAACCGCAGACAAGGCAATGAAGCCGCGCCCCGAAACAATCCCTTCAGAATATGTGTTAATATAGCCGGTGGTTAGAAAGGCACCGCCCAACCCTGCAAGTGCTCCGCAAAGAATACAGCCAATATATTTAAGCAGAAATACATTGATGCCTAATGATTCTGCGGCTTTTGGATACTCACCTACTGCTTTATAATTTAAGCCCAGTTTTGTTTTATTGAAGAAAATCATTGTTGCGATAACGATAATGTAAAGAATATAAACGACAAAGGTTTGATCAAACAGTGCTTTGCCGATAATCGGAATATCACTCAAAAGAGGAATAGGGATATTTTGTAAGCTTGGTCCCTGAATCAAGGAGGCCTGAATGCCAAAGGCCATGCGATATAAGAAGGTTGAAAGGGCAGGAGCCAGAATATTCAGCGCCATACCATAAATGATTTGCTCAGCAGAAAGAGTGATTGTGCAAAATGCGAAGATCATATTAATGGACACTCCGGCCAGTGCGCCGGCTAACAGACCCAGGTATGGGTTACCCGTAAAGAAACCGACCATAAAACCAACCGAAGCTCCAAAGGTCATTATGCCGTCTAGCCCGATATTAACAAGACCCACTCGTTCAGAATACAGTTCCCCCAAGGCTACGAACAAAAGGGGTGTTGTCATACGTACTGTGGCAGTCAATAACTCTTGTAAAAAATCCATAATTTACACTTCCTTAAATACTTTTAGAAGTAATGCCTTTGTTTTTGGCAGATTGGTTAAAGCCGTGCCTGCTATGACAAAAATGATAACCAGCGCTTGAACAATAGCCACTACCGATGTGGGAATTCCTGAGGCAACTTGCATCATATTAGCACCAGTACGCAAAGCGGCATAAAAGCAAGCGGCAATAACCGTTCCAATAGGGTTAAGCTGACCGATTAATGCAATAGCAACACCGTCAAAACCAAAGCCGCTGCCATAACCCGGCATAAGTCTAAACGAATACCCGTGGACTTCGATACTCCCCCCAAGTCCGGCTATTGCCCCAGAAATAATAAAAGAAATCAGCACAAATCGACTGACATTAATTCCATAGACTTTTGAAGCCATCTGGTTTAATCCAACAGAACGAAGCTGAAGTCCCTTCGATGTTTGAAACAAGAAATAGTGAATAAGCAGTGCAACCAAGAGGGCAGCAAAAAAGCCATAATGCAGGCGCATAGTATTTGACAGCAAAGGAATTCTAAGTTGATCTCCAACAGCAGCGGTCTGGGGAATATTTCTCTCCATCATTGGACCATTCACCAAATAGCTCATGAACAAAGTTGCTACATAGTTCAGCAAAATACTGACAATCAGCTCATTTAAACCCCGCCATACTTTCAACATGCCTGGTAAGGCACCCCAAAAACCACCAAATACAATGCCTGCAATCATGCTTATGATAAAAATGATCGGAGCCGGAAGTGCCACTGCCTTTGGCAGCAAAGTAGCAACCATAATACTGGCTATTGACCCCATAATAAATTGCCCCTCAGCACCTAAATTGAACACACCGCAGCGGTAGGCAAAGGTTGCGGCAAGTCCGGTAAATATAAGGGGCGTCGCTTTTACAAGGGTTGTGGCCAAAGCCGCCTCTGATCCGAAAGACCCTTTAAACAGAAATAAATAGGCCTCCATTGGACTTTTGCCAATAGCAACAATAATCATTCCGCCAACCAGAAAGGCCAGCAATATCGCGATAAGTGGGATAGCCACTTTAAAAAATGTCTCTTGTAAACGCATATCGTTTTCCTCAATTCAAAATTTGTTTACCTGCCATAGCAAGAGAAATTTGTTTAATAGGCGGATTATCGCCGGGATAAGAACCCATTAATCTGCCTTCATACATCACGGAAATTTGTGTAGAAAGCTTCAGCACCTCATCTAAATCGGCACTGATCAGTAAAACGGCGCAGCCTGAATCACGAGCACTTATGATACATTCGTGTACAAAATTAGTAGCCCCGATATCCAAACCGCGGGTGGGGTGTACAGCAATCAAAAGATCCGGCTTAGCTTCAAGCTCTCGGGCAATAATCACCTTTTGCTGGTTGCCGCCGGAAAGATTTTTTACTGCCTGCTCAGGAGAAGAGCACCTAATGTCATATTTCTCCACTAAGTTCTTGGCATAAGCGTCAATATTTTTTTTCTTCAATTTCAGCCCTCTAAAATAAGAAAACTGCTCGGACTCGATGGATTTCAAGACTAAATTTTCACTAATGCTCATATCCCCGACAAGACCCATTTTATTGCGGTCTTCCGGCACATGAGAGACCCCGGATGTTATAAATTCTAAGGAACCAAAATTCGATATCTTTTTGGCCTTTAGAATGACTTCACCTTCATCAGGCTCTATCAAACCCGTAACTAACTGGGCAAGCTGAGATTGGCCATTCCCATCCACACCGGCAATTCCCAGCACTTCGCCTCGTTTTATTTCCAGGCTCAGATTATTTAAACCGCTGTGCTTCATTTCTTTGTGATAGCAGATATGATCTAAGGAAATCATAACCTCGCCCTGAGCAACGGGCTTATCAAACTTAGAGGGGACAAATTCATGTCCAACCATCAGAGATGCTAAAATGTCAGGGTCGGTTTCTTCCTTTTTAACCGTGGTAACAACCTCTCCGCTCCTCAGCACAGTGATGTGATCACTTATTTTCATGATTTCCCTCATTTTATGAGAAATAAAAATCACCGTCTTATTTTCAGCAACCAAACGTTTGATAATATCAAACAAGCTTTCTGCTTCTTCATCCGTTAAAACAGCTGTCGGTTCATCCAAAATCAGTAACTCTGCACCACGATATAACACCTTAAGGATTTCGACACGCTGCTGTTCTCCTATAGAAATATCTTCTATTCTCTTATCCATATCTATATTAAGGCCATAAGATTCGGAAAGCTCAAGTATCTCCTTTTTAATAGCCTCAGCTTTGATAAAAACAGAGCTGTCTTTGGTAATACCTAAAATAATGTTTTCAAAGACAGTCATATCCTCAACAAGCATGAAATGCTGATGAACCATTCCTATCCCAAGTTTCACAGCTTTAGCCGGCGAATCGATTTTTACTTTAACATCATTTATAAAAATATCCCCTTCTGTAGGTTGATAAAGCCCAATCAGAACATTCATCAGGGTGCTTTTTCCAGCTCCGTTTTCGCCAAGAAGGGTATGAACTTCACCTTTTTCTATGCTTAAGTTAATGTTCTTATTGGCTACTACTTTGCCAAAAGACTTAGTAACATTCTCCATTCTCAAAAAGGTACCCAAGCTATTTAGCCCACCTTTCGTCTGTAAAAAAGAAAATTATAAAGAAAAAAGTGGCGAAAATTATATGGATCTAAATCTTCTTTCGCCACTTTTCAGCTTATTGCAAGACAAGTTTTAAGAAAAAAATCTCTATACTAACAGTGTTTAATTACTTGATAAATGACCCATCTTTAATTTGCTCTACGATTTTCAAAAACTCATCTTGTACTTCTTTGGGGCAATTTTGACCAAACTGTCCAACGCTTAAGCAACCGTTGCTGAGGTCTCCGTAAACAGTTTTGCCGCCAAATTTTCCTGCTGCAAAGTCTTGCATGCAAACGTCAATTAAAGCAGAGTTGTCAGTACAAATACTGCTGATGATGGTTTCAGGGTCATCTTTCAGGAAGTCTCCAGGCTGGGCAATAGCATAGCGATCTTTACTTGTTTTCAGACCTTGTCTGGCACCTGCATCGACAGCACTGGCATCTCCGAAAATAACATCAACATTTTTTGTAGAAACCATGGATGTAGCGATTTCTTTTCCTTTTGCAGAATCATCAAAGGTACCTGCATAAGCATTGGTAACAGATACGTTAGGATTGACCTTTTTAGCAGCTGCTTCATAGCTTGCCAGTTTTGTTTTAGTTGTATCAAGCTCCATACCGCCAATAAAACCTATTGAATTAGTCTTAGTTTGAAGCCCGGCCAGTGCCCCTGCCAAATAGCCGATTTGTTGGGCATTGGGCATAACGTTTGCTACATTATCAATTCCTTCTACGGTACCATTGAGCAAAATAAAACCAACTTTAGGATATTGCGGAGCTAATTCTTTGATGGCATCAGAGTATTGGGCACCCGGGGCAAAAATCAAGTCATATCCTAAATCTGCATATTGCTTGAACATAGAAACATAATCTGCTTGTTTTACGTTTTCTGAGTATGCTGTTTCATAACCGTTCTTTTTAGCTGCATCTAACATTGCATGATAGCATGCGGTTGTCCATCCGCCGTCTGCAATCGGTGCGTCTGTAACCATTGCGATCTTATGCTTTTGAGCCGAGGCTTCATTATTATCCCCGCTATTTGCGGAACTGGGGGCAGAGCTTGAGCAGCCTGTTAAAACTAACATTGAGATGAGTACAAGTGAAATCATCATAAAAATCTTCTTATTAAACATCTTTTAGCCTCCAAAATTCTTAGTACTATTGTTAAATTTCAATAGCTATTCTACCGTCATTTCCTATGTAACTTCTTGTGATTTTTTTAAATTACCACCTCAATTT
This Desulfosporosinus orientis DSM 765 DNA region includes the following protein-coding sequences:
- a CDS encoding ABC transporter permease; its protein translation is MRLQETFFKVAIPLIAILLAFLVGGMIIVAIGKSPMEAYLFLFKGSFGSEAALATTLVKATPLIFTGLAATFAYRCGVFNLGAEGQFIMGSIASIMVATLLPKAVALPAPIIFIISMIAGIVFGGFWGALPGMLKVWRGLNELIVSILLNYVATLFMSYLVNGPMMERNIPQTAAVGDQLRIPLLSNTMRLHYGFFAALLVALLIHYFLFQTSKGLQLRSVGLNQMASKVYGINVSRFVLISFIISGAIAGLGGSIEVHGYSFRLMPGYGSGFGFDGVAIALIGQLNPIGTVIAACFYAALRTGANMMQVASGIPTSVVAIVQALVIIFVIAGTALTNLPKTKALLLKVFKEV
- a CDS encoding ABC transporter permease, giving the protein MDFLQELLTATVRMTTPLLFVALGELYSERVGLVNIGLDGIMTFGASVGFMVGFFTGNPYLGLLAGALAGVSINMIFAFCTITLSAEQIIYGMALNILAPALSTFLYRMAFGIQASLIQGPSLQNIPIPLLSDIPIIGKALFDQTFVVYILYIIVIATMIFFNKTKLGLNYKAVGEYPKAAESLGINVFLLKYIGCILCGALAGLGGAFLTTGYINTYSEGIVSGRGFIALSAVIFGRWMPSGVVIATLLFGFSDALQLRLQILSPSTPYQLVSMLPYVFTLVALAVFGIKKAGPKANGKPYLREQH
- a CDS encoding ABC transporter ATP-binding protein translates to MENVTKSFGKVVANKNINLSIEKGEVHTLLGENGAGKSTLMNVLIGLYQPTEGDIFINDVKVKIDSPAKAVKLGIGMVHQHFMLVEDMTVFENIILGITKDSSVFIKAEAIKKEILELSESYGLNIDMDKRIEDISIGEQQRVEILKVLYRGAELLILDEPTAVLTDEEAESLFDIIKRLVAENKTVIFISHKMREIMKISDHITVLRSGEVVTTVKKEETDPDILASLMVGHEFVPSKFDKPVAQGEVMISLDHICYHKEMKHSGLNNLSLEIKRGEVLGIAGVDGNGQSQLAQLVTGLIEPDEGEVILKAKKISNFGSLEFITSGVSHVPEDRNKMGLVGDMSISENLVLKSIESEQFSYFRGLKLKKKNIDAYAKNLVEKYDIRCSSPEQAVKNLSGGNQQKVIIARELEAKPDLLIAVHPTRGLDIGATNFVHECIISARDSGCAVLLISADLDEVLKLSTQISVMYEGRLMGSYPGDNPPIKQISLAMAGKQILN
- a CDS encoding BMP family protein, translated to MFNKKIFMMISLVLISMLVLTGCSSSAPSSANSGDNNEASAQKHKIAMVTDAPIADGGWTTACYHAMLDAAKKNGYETAYSENVKQADYVSMFKQYADLGYDLIFAPGAQYSDAIKELAPQYPKVGFILLNGTVEGIDNVANVMPNAQQIGYLAGALAGLQTKTNSIGFIGGMELDTTKTKLASYEAAAKKVNPNVSVTNAYAGTFDDSAKGKEIATSMVSTKNVDVIFGDASAVDAGARQGLKTSKDRYAIAQPGDFLKDDPETIISSICTDNSALIDVCMQDFAAGKFGGKTVYGDLSNGCLSVGQFGQNCPKEVQDEFLKIVEQIKDGSFIK